Proteins from one Chloroflexota bacterium genomic window:
- a CDS encoding enoyl-CoA hydratase/isomerase family protein yields MSDMLLVEARGAIRTVTINRPDARNSLPPAAWIELADLLHDLRTDREARVIVLRGAGGRAFSSGYDINALRELEEQGIVLSTPADPFEVALAAVVEHPLPIIAMVGGFAVGGGCTLAAGCDVRIVGASSRFGMPPAKLGLVYSATELRPFVDLIGPARTKWMFFSGRIIDAQRALQYGLVDEVLPDDELEAHTYALAEEIAANAPLSVQGTKTIVRAMRGEAAAGDAAVRIAAEIQRVNRSADLAEGMRAFLEKRKPAFRGE; encoded by the coding sequence ATGAGCGACATGCTGCTTGTCGAGGCCCGCGGGGCCATCCGCACCGTCACGATCAACCGGCCAGATGCCCGCAACTCCCTGCCGCCGGCAGCCTGGATCGAGCTTGCCGACCTCCTCCACGATCTCCGGACGGATCGCGAGGCGCGGGTGATCGTGCTGCGTGGCGCGGGCGGCCGAGCGTTCTCGTCAGGGTATGACATCAACGCCCTGCGCGAGCTGGAGGAGCAGGGGATCGTCCTCTCGACGCCGGCCGACCCGTTCGAGGTCGCGCTGGCGGCGGTGGTCGAGCATCCGCTGCCGATCATCGCGATGGTTGGCGGGTTCGCGGTCGGCGGCGGCTGTACGCTGGCGGCCGGCTGCGATGTGCGGATCGTCGGGGCGTCGTCACGCTTCGGGATGCCGCCGGCCAAACTCGGGCTGGTCTACAGCGCGACGGAACTGCGACCGTTCGTCGATCTGATCGGGCCGGCCCGCACGAAGTGGATGTTCTTCTCCGGCCGGATCATCGACGCCCAGCGGGCCTTGCAGTACGGCCTGGTGGACGAGGTGCTGCCGGACGACGAGCTGGAGGCCCACACCTACGCGCTGGCCGAGGAGATCGCTGCCAACGCCCCGCTCTCGGTGCAGGGCACCAAGACTATCGTGCGGGCGATGCGCGGCGAGGCAGCCGCAGGTGACGCCGCCGTACGTATCGCCGCCGAGATCCAGCGGGTCAACCGCAGCGCCGACCTTGCCGAGGGGATGCGGGCGTTCCTGGAGAAGCGCAAGCCGGCGTTCCGTGGCGAGTAG
- the codA gene encoding cytosine deaminase, whose amino-acid sequence MSEPLDLLVRNARLPRATGVSEIAIRDGLIVDATEPAVGARETLDAAGCLVTPALVEPHIHLDAVLTVGQPRYNQTGSLFEGIAIWGERVKDLTVSDVKERVRTVLRWQLANGVLFVRSHVDVCDPELTALRALVELREEVAGQMTLQLVAFPQQGILSFPDGENLMRRAVSLGADCVGAIPHFELTREYGVRSVELALGLAAEHGKLVDIHCDETDDEQSRFLEVMAAETIRLGLQGRVTASHTTAMHSYNNAYAYRLIHNVRRAGLHMVTNPMDNSTLQGRFDTYPIRRGHTRFKELLAAGVNVCIGHDSIMDPWYPLGYGDPLQCASVLAHYGQMSGYDEIQTLFDMIGPNGAKALGLERYGLTPGCRADLVVFDAPSEMDAVRLAPVRRAVIRGGTVVARAEPARRTVVWDGREEPVDFLRPS is encoded by the coding sequence ATGTCAGAGCCGCTCGATCTGCTCGTTCGGAACGCCCGCCTGCCCCGTGCGACCGGCGTCTCTGAGATCGCCATTCGGGATGGGCTGATTGTCGACGCCACCGAGCCGGCGGTGGGCGCGCGCGAGACGCTCGACGCGGCCGGCTGTCTCGTCACGCCAGCCCTGGTCGAGCCACACATCCACCTCGACGCCGTCCTGACGGTCGGCCAGCCCCGCTACAACCAGACCGGCTCGCTGTTCGAGGGCATCGCGATCTGGGGCGAGCGCGTCAAGGATCTGACGGTCAGCGACGTCAAGGAGCGCGTTCGAACGGTGCTGCGCTGGCAGCTTGCGAACGGCGTCCTGTTCGTGCGGAGCCACGTGGATGTCTGCGACCCGGAGCTGACAGCCCTGCGCGCCCTGGTCGAGCTGCGCGAGGAAGTCGCCGGCCAGATGACCTTGCAGCTGGTCGCCTTTCCGCAGCAGGGCATCCTCTCGTTCCCGGACGGCGAGAACCTGATGCGGCGGGCCGTGTCCCTGGGCGCTGACTGCGTCGGCGCGATCCCGCATTTCGAGCTGACCCGCGAGTACGGTGTGCGGTCGGTCGAGTTGGCGCTGGGGCTGGCGGCCGAGCACGGGAAGCTCGTGGACATCCACTGTGACGAGACCGACGACGAGCAGTCGCGGTTTCTGGAGGTCATGGCCGCCGAGACGATCCGCCTCGGGCTGCAAGGCCGCGTCACGGCCAGCCACACGACGGCCATGCACTCGTACAACAACGCCTACGCCTACCGGCTGATCCACAACGTGCGCCGGGCCGGCCTGCACATGGTCACCAACCCGATGGACAATTCGACGCTGCAGGGCCGCTTCGATACCTACCCGATTCGGCGCGGCCACACCCGCTTCAAAGAGCTGCTGGCGGCGGGCGTCAACGTCTGCATCGGCCACGACTCGATCATGGACCCGTGGTACCCGCTCGGGTACGGCGACCCGCTCCAGTGCGCGTCGGTCCTGGCCCACTACGGCCAGATGTCCGGCTACGACGAGATCCAGACCTTGTTCGACATGATCGGGCCGAACGGCGCGAAGGCGCTGGGGCTGGAGCGGTACGGGCTGACGCCGGGCTGCCGGGCTGACCTTGTCGTCTTCGACGCGCCGTCCGAGATGGACGCCGTCAGGCTGGCGCCCGTCCGCCGCGCCGTGATCCGAGGCGGCACGGTGGTGGCGCGGGCCGAGCCTGCCCGCAGGACGGTGGTCTGGGACGGCCGCGAGGAGCCGGTGGACTTCCTGCGGCCATCCTGA
- a CDS encoding thiolase family protein: MTDVFIVGAARTPIGRFLGGLASVPAVELGAVAARAAVERSGIDPQSVEDVIIGNVVQAGVGQAPARQAALGAGLPASASATTINKVCASGLEAINAAALSIRNGDADVIVAGGMESMSRAPHLLDGMRQGVRLGNGQLDDAVIHDGLWCPFEKHHMGNAAEAIAEKHGISRAEMDAYALNSHRKAVAAIEAGRFDGEIAPVTVKGKTATVVSRDESPRGDTSAEALAKLRPAFLPDGSVTAGNAPGLTDGAAALVVAGEDAVRAQNLTPLARVVAHSTAALEPLWLFDAPTIAIQKLLKKTNTTLDDYDLIEVNEAFAAQILANGKSLGWDWDRVNVNGGAIALGHPIGATGARIVVTLLHALQQRGVRRGMAGLCHGGGGAVAMSFELV; the protein is encoded by the coding sequence ATGACGGACGTCTTCATCGTTGGGGCGGCGCGGACGCCGATTGGACGGTTCCTCGGGGGACTGGCCAGCGTCCCGGCCGTTGAGCTGGGCGCGGTGGCAGCGCGGGCGGCGGTCGAGCGATCCGGGATCGATCCACAGTCGGTCGAGGATGTCATCATCGGCAACGTCGTGCAGGCCGGAGTCGGGCAAGCGCCGGCCAGACAGGCTGCACTCGGCGCGGGCCTGCCAGCCTCGGCGTCGGCCACCACGATCAACAAAGTCTGCGCCTCCGGCCTGGAGGCGATCAACGCGGCTGCCCTCTCGATCCGCAATGGCGACGCCGACGTCATCGTGGCCGGCGGCATGGAGAGCATGAGCCGTGCGCCGCACCTGCTGGACGGTATGCGCCAGGGCGTCCGCCTGGGCAATGGCCAGCTCGACGACGCCGTGATTCACGACGGACTCTGGTGTCCGTTTGAGAAGCATCACATGGGCAACGCCGCCGAGGCGATAGCCGAGAAGCATGGCATCAGTCGGGCGGAGATGGACGCGTACGCACTCAACAGCCACCGGAAGGCCGTGGCCGCCATCGAGGCAGGCCGCTTCGACGGCGAGATCGCACCGGTCACCGTAAAGGGCAAGACTGCCACCGTCGTCAGCCGCGACGAGAGTCCCCGCGGCGACACCTCAGCCGAGGCCCTGGCGAAGCTCCGTCCTGCCTTCCTGCCGGATGGCAGCGTCACGGCCGGCAACGCGCCCGGCCTGACGGACGGCGCGGCGGCGCTGGTGGTTGCTGGCGAAGACGCCGTGCGGGCGCAGAACCTCACGCCGTTGGCCCGGGTGGTGGCGCACAGTACGGCGGCCCTCGAACCGCTGTGGCTGTTCGACGCGCCGACCATCGCCATCCAGAAGCTGCTCAAGAAGACGAACACGACGCTGGACGACTACGACCTGATCGAGGTCAACGAGGCGTTCGCGGCGCAGATCCTGGCGAACGGCAAGTCGCTCGGCTGGGACTGGGACCGGGTGAACGTCAACGGCGGGGCGATTGCGCTCGGCCACCCGATAGGCGCGACCGGCGCACGGATCGTGGTGACGCTGCTGCACGCACTCCAGCAGCGCGGCGTGAGGCGCGGCATGGCCGGGCTGTGCCACGGTGGCGGCGGTGCCGTCGCGATGAGCTTCGAGCTGGTGTAG
- a CDS encoding CHAD domain-containing protein: protein MQSQLRVGRRAFGGLLLSFALLPRAVALAQSGPDNRTPSFTISENGPYSSVASSAVVAAFDRAMGELDGFSEGVRPEQARESVFRRRLLELRLLMDLYAYAYDPEPLSTFRELVDDAYERVGGYQDIPVISTILQTGFRGDLVDLRRLRMNVALAALRTSSVREAAKAFLGSPTGAIYALEGKDVPRIWQFAGQTATNDFDSVGNAARMGASALAGIRASGPFVENIFDREQEAHFHDVRKSVRSVLLLMLMFPDTRAAIQPIAEPMFQLISQYGDVNDAFVAYRLAPALGANQGTASDFLRAEYVKAQRREQTVRDQHTFENLVGALSGVQDRHHV, encoded by the coding sequence GTGCAGTCACAGTTGCGGGTAGGGCGGCGGGCCTTCGGTGGATTGCTGCTGAGTTTTGCGCTCCTGCCACGGGCGGTCGCGCTCGCCCAGAGCGGCCCTGACAATCGAACGCCATCCTTCACGATCTCAGAGAACGGACCGTATTCATCGGTCGCGAGCAGCGCCGTGGTCGCCGCGTTCGACCGCGCGATGGGCGAGCTTGACGGCTTCTCCGAGGGCGTCAGGCCCGAGCAGGCGCGAGAGTCCGTCTTTCGGCGGCGGCTGCTGGAGCTGCGGCTGCTGATGGACCTGTACGCCTACGCCTACGATCCAGAGCCGCTCAGCACGTTCCGCGAGCTGGTAGACGACGCGTACGAGCGGGTCGGCGGCTACCAGGATATCCCGGTTATTTCCACGATTCTGCAGACCGGCTTCCGTGGCGACCTTGTCGACCTGAGACGCCTGCGGATGAACGTGGCGCTGGCGGCGCTCCGCACCAGCTCCGTGCGCGAGGCCGCCAAAGCGTTCCTGGGGTCGCCAACGGGCGCGATCTACGCCCTGGAAGGCAAGGATGTGCCGCGCATCTGGCAGTTCGCCGGCCAGACTGCCACCAACGACTTCGACTCGGTCGGGAATGCGGCGCGGATGGGCGCGAGCGCCCTGGCCGGCATCCGGGCGTCAGGGCCGTTCGTGGAGAACATCTTCGACCGCGAGCAGGAGGCGCACTTCCACGACGTGCGAAAGTCCGTCAGGTCAGTGCTGCTGCTGATGCTGATGTTTCCCGACACGCGGGCAGCCATCCAGCCCATCGCCGAGCCGATGTTCCAGTTGATCTCGCAGTACGGTGACGTGAACGACGCCTTCGTGGCGTACCGGCTGGCGCCCGCGCTCGGAGCGAACCAGGGGACGGCCAGCGACTTCCTCCGCGCGGAGTACGTCAAGGCGCAGCGCCGCGAGCAGACCGTCCGCGACCAGCACACGTTCGAGAACTTGGTCGGCGCGCTCAGCGGCGTGCAGGACCGCCATCACGTCTGA
- the uvrB gene encoding excinuclease ABC subunit UvrB, translating to MPDFRVVSEFQPMGDQPQAIQQLTEGVRTNRRFQTLLGVTGSGKTATMAWLVEQVQMPTLVLAPNKTLAAQLSAEFQELFPENAVEYFVSYYDYYQPEAYVARTDTYIEKETITNEDIDRLRHSAMQSILTRRDTLVVASVSCIYGLGAPEDYGQAVLKLRKGELRKRDKVLRHLTDIYYERNDYDFKRGTFRVRGDTLEVHPAGLEIAIRIEFWGDEIEKITEVDPLTGTLLVERTSVEIFPAKYFVTSREKLLAALEDIEVELEQRVAELERQDKILEAARLRQRTNFDLEMLRETGVCSGVENYSRHMSRRAAGSRPWTLLDYFPDDFLLLVDESHMTVPQVRGMYFSDKARKDVLVEHGFRLPSALDNRPLMFPEFEERIYQAVFVSATPGPYEQEHSEQVVEQVIRPTGLIDPPIEVKPTAGQIDDLIDQIGQRVARGERALVTTLTKRMAEDLADYLRDMGIKVQYLHSEIDTFERIDILRDLRLGVYDVVVGINLLREGLDLPEVSLVAILDADKEGYLRSESSLIQTIGRAARHVDGQVIMYADTMTGSMERAIAETYRRRKIQMEYNEAHGIQPRGIQKAIRDISNRVKAVAEQAVEYATDGPATMPKDEIARLIQDLEVQMRQAAKNLNFEEAAAIRDQVVELKRLLVAEQPLVPEAWISKPAAPVTYQTAESAGRRSDGRPKSSRPGRSKGRR from the coding sequence ATGCCAGACTTCCGTGTCGTCTCCGAGTTCCAGCCGATGGGCGATCAGCCCCAGGCGATCCAGCAGCTCACCGAAGGCGTCCGCACGAACCGCCGCTTTCAGACGCTGCTCGGCGTGACCGGCAGCGGCAAGACGGCCACCATGGCGTGGCTGGTCGAGCAAGTCCAGATGCCGACCCTGGTGCTCGCGCCGAACAAGACGCTGGCCGCGCAGCTCAGCGCCGAGTTTCAGGAGCTGTTCCCCGAGAACGCGGTCGAGTATTTCGTCTCCTACTACGACTACTACCAGCCTGAGGCGTATGTCGCTCGGACGGATACGTACATCGAGAAAGAGACGATCACCAACGAGGACATCGACCGACTGCGCCACTCGGCGATGCAGTCGATCCTCACGCGTCGGGATACGCTGGTGGTGGCGTCGGTGTCCTGCATCTACGGTCTCGGTGCGCCCGAAGACTACGGGCAGGCCGTCCTCAAGCTCCGCAAGGGCGAGCTGCGGAAGCGGGACAAGGTGCTGCGGCACCTGACGGACATCTACTACGAGCGCAATGACTACGACTTCAAGCGTGGGACGTTTCGCGTGCGCGGCGACACCCTGGAAGTACACCCGGCCGGGCTGGAGATCGCCATCCGGATCGAGTTCTGGGGCGATGAGATCGAGAAGATCACCGAGGTCGATCCCCTGACCGGCACGCTGCTGGTCGAGCGTACGTCGGTCGAGATCTTCCCGGCCAAGTACTTCGTGACCTCTCGTGAGAAGCTGCTGGCGGCGCTCGAAGACATCGAGGTGGAGCTGGAGCAGCGAGTCGCCGAGCTGGAGCGGCAGGACAAGATCCTGGAGGCGGCGCGCCTGCGCCAGCGCACCAACTTCGACCTGGAGATGCTGCGCGAGACCGGCGTCTGCTCGGGCGTCGAGAACTACTCGCGACACATGTCGCGGCGAGCGGCCGGCAGCCGGCCGTGGACGCTGCTCGACTACTTCCCGGACGACTTCCTGCTGCTGGTGGACGAGTCGCACATGACGGTCCCGCAGGTGCGCGGGATGTACTTCAGCGATAAGGCGCGTAAGGATGTGCTGGTCGAGCACGGCTTCCGGCTGCCATCCGCCCTCGACAACCGTCCATTGATGTTCCCGGAGTTCGAGGAGCGCATCTACCAGGCGGTCTTCGTGTCGGCCACGCCCGGCCCGTACGAGCAGGAGCACAGCGAGCAGGTGGTCGAGCAGGTGATCCGGCCGACTGGGCTGATCGATCCGCCGATTGAGGTCAAGCCGACGGCCGGCCAGATCGACGATCTGATCGACCAGATCGGGCAGCGGGTGGCGCGCGGCGAGCGTGCACTGGTGACGACGCTCACCAAGCGAATGGCCGAGGATCTGGCTGACTATCTCCGGGATATGGGCATCAAGGTGCAGTACCTGCACTCGGAGATCGACACGTTCGAGCGGATCGACATCCTGCGCGACCTGCGCCTCGGCGTCTACGACGTCGTGGTCGGCATCAACCTGCTGCGCGAAGGTCTCGATCTGCCCGAGGTCTCCCTGGTCGCGATCCTCGACGCCGACAAGGAAGGGTACCTGCGCTCCGAAAGCTCGCTGATCCAGACGATTGGCCGGGCGGCCCGGCACGTGGACGGCCAGGTCATCATGTACGCCGACACGATGACCGGCTCGATGGAACGGGCGATTGCCGAGACCTACCGCCGCCGCAAGATCCAGATGGAGTACAACGAGGCGCACGGCATCCAGCCGCGCGGCATCCAGAAGGCGATCCGCGACATCTCGAATCGCGTCAAGGCGGTTGCCGAACAGGCGGTCGAGTACGCCACCGACGGCCCGGCCACGATGCCGAAGGACGAGATCGCGCGGCTGATCCAGGATCTGGAAGTGCAGATGCGGCAGGCCGCCAAGAACCTCAACTTCGAGGAGGCCGCCGCGATCCGCGATCAGGTGGTCGAGCTGAAGCGGCTGCTGGTGGCCGAGCAGCCGCTGGTCCCCGAGGCCTGGATTAGTAAGCCGGCCGCGCCCGTGACCTACCAGACCGCTGAGAGCGCTGGCCGCAGGTCAGACGGCCGTCCGAAGTCGTCCCGTCCCGGCCGGTCCAAGGGCCGCCGGTAG
- a CDS encoding serine/threonine protein kinase: MPHPLLDHDVVDLAAEQYLRSVGTVFAEFGALTQDSGNVSYGVRIGAQRYFVKTAGRPDDPLPALDHPARIALLRNAVRLRRSCEHVTLPSLYHVIESPTGPLLIYEWLDGELLNTPHAQRDDPTSAFQRFRSLPADVILGCLDAIYDLHDQIVRAGWIAIDFYDGCLIYDFAAGRLGVIDLDTYAPSPFHNSMGRMFGSTRFMAPEEFVLGALIDERTNVFVMGRTALVLLSDGTLDTDTFRGSLALFQIVAKACDPRRSHRFNSMAAFCHAWRTARAQSNDSLATPDHT; the protein is encoded by the coding sequence ATGCCACACCCTCTGTTGGACCATGACGTAGTTGATCTGGCCGCCGAGCAATATTTGCGCTCGGTGGGTACGGTGTTTGCCGAGTTCGGCGCGCTGACCCAGGATTCTGGCAATGTTTCCTACGGCGTCCGGATCGGCGCGCAACGCTACTTCGTCAAGACGGCTGGACGCCCAGACGATCCGCTCCCCGCCCTCGACCATCCAGCCCGCATCGCGCTGCTCCGCAACGCGGTTCGCCTGCGCAGGAGCTGTGAGCATGTGACCTTACCAAGTCTCTACCATGTCATCGAGTCGCCGACCGGCCCCTTGCTGATCTACGAGTGGCTCGACGGCGAGCTGCTCAACACGCCCCATGCCCAACGAGACGATCCCACGAGCGCATTCCAGCGGTTTCGCAGCCTGCCGGCGGACGTGATCCTGGGCTGCCTCGACGCCATCTACGACCTGCATGACCAGATCGTGCGGGCCGGATGGATCGCGATCGACTTCTACGATGGGTGTCTGATCTACGATTTCGCGGCGGGGCGTCTCGGAGTGATCGACCTCGACACGTACGCGCCAAGCCCGTTCCACAACTCGATGGGGCGCATGTTCGGCTCCACGCGCTTCATGGCGCCGGAAGAGTTCGTATTGGGGGCACTGATCGACGAGCGGACCAACGTCTTCGTGATGGGCAGAACGGCGCTGGTGTTGCTCTCCGACGGTACGCTCGACACGGATACTTTTCGCGGATCGCTCGCCCTCTTCCAGATCGTCGCCAAGGCGTGCGACCCAAGGCGTTCACACCGGTTCAACTCGATGGCCGCCTTCTGCCATGCTTGGCGGACCGCAAGAGCACAGTCGAACGATTCTCTCGCGACTCCCGACCATACTTAG
- the uvrA gene encoding excinuclease ABC subunit UvrA: MPLDQIVVKGARQHNLKNIDVTIPRDKLVVITGLSGSGKSSLAFDTIYAEGQRRYVESLSSYARQFLGQMDKPDVDFIGGLSPAISIDQKGASHNPRSTVGTVTEIYDYLRLLFARIGKPHCPKCGRLVQQQSAEQIVDAVLELDPGSRIMILAPLVRGRKGEYHQVFEDVRKAGFVRVRVNGEVRDVDDEIKLDRYKQHTIEVVVDRLVVPEPLVAGDEGSADTDTGRIADSVEQALKLGSGTVIVAAMGDEPAEHIYSEHFACVYDNISLGEIEPRTFSFNSPHGACPDCTGLGHRLEIDPELVIPNRSLSIDGGAIVPWGKAGINGNVWYRDIVAALAKHRGFSLTAPVADLSEADLQVLLYGTKGERIPIRHVSKRGGRVHEYKVEYEGVITNLERRFKETESDYIRQDIERYMAKRPCPGCKGARLKPEVLSVSIIGRAIDEVTNYSVVNALAFFTALEERQPFADGPTTKTSKASAKLRFKDERGDILSDRDFTIARQILKEIRTRLGFLVDVGLDYLTLDRSAGTLSGGEAQRIRLATQIGSGLMGVLYILDEPSIGLHQRDNARLIVTLERLRDVGNTLIVVEHDEETIREADYVIDIGPGAGEHGGQVIAAGTLAEIVACEESLTGQFLSGKQYVPVPVTRRPGNGKAIAIEGVTENNLKNIDVTIPLGAFVAVTGVSGSGKSTLVREVLYKSLAQALHKARDRAGRHERISGLEHLDKVIDIDQSPIGRTPRSNPATYTGLFTPLRELFTQVPDAKIRGYKPGRFSFNVKGGRCEACEGDGILRIEMQFLPDVYVPCEVCKGRRYNRETLEVKFKGKSISDVLDMTVGEALEFFDAIPPIKNKLQTLFDVGLGYIRLGQPATTLSGGEAQRVKLATELSRRATGKTIYILDEPTTGLHFADVAKLLQVLTRLVDTGNTVVVIEHNLDVIKTADWLIDLGPEGGDAGGTVVAVGTPEQIAGAPQSYTGQFLKPMLGDLPPASAARAAGSAQKNGEVGSGKSVNGKANGDARGTLTAEPSNDREAIAVS, from the coding sequence ATGCCGCTGGATCAGATCGTCGTCAAGGGCGCCCGCCAGCACAACCTGAAGAACATCGACGTGACCATCCCGCGCGACAAGCTGGTCGTGATCACCGGCCTGTCTGGCTCGGGCAAGTCCTCGCTGGCGTTCGACACGATCTACGCCGAGGGACAGCGTCGGTACGTCGAGTCGCTCTCGTCGTACGCGCGGCAGTTCCTGGGCCAGATGGACAAGCCCGACGTCGACTTCATCGGCGGGCTGTCGCCGGCCATCTCCATCGACCAGAAGGGCGCGAGCCACAACCCGAGGTCAACCGTCGGCACCGTCACCGAGATCTACGACTATCTCCGACTGTTGTTCGCGCGGATCGGCAAGCCGCACTGCCCGAAGTGCGGACGGCTGGTGCAGCAGCAGTCCGCCGAGCAGATCGTGGATGCCGTGCTGGAGCTGGATCCCGGCTCGCGGATCATGATCCTGGCGCCGCTCGTGCGCGGGCGCAAGGGCGAGTACCACCAGGTCTTCGAGGACGTGCGGAAGGCTGGCTTCGTGCGCGTCCGCGTCAACGGCGAGGTCCGCGACGTAGACGACGAGATCAAGCTCGACCGCTACAAGCAGCACACCATCGAGGTGGTAGTGGACCGTCTGGTTGTGCCTGAGCCGCTGGTGGCCGGCGACGAGGGCAGCGCCGACACCGACACGGGCCGCATCGCGGACTCGGTCGAGCAGGCGCTGAAGCTCGGGAGCGGCACGGTCATCGTCGCGGCGATGGGCGATGAGCCGGCCGAGCACATCTACTCGGAGCACTTCGCCTGCGTCTACGACAACATCTCGCTGGGCGAGATCGAGCCGCGGACGTTCTCGTTCAACAGCCCGCACGGCGCCTGCCCGGACTGCACCGGCCTGGGCCATCGGTTGGAGATCGACCCCGAGCTGGTCATCCCGAACAGGTCGCTCTCGATTGACGGCGGCGCGATCGTGCCCTGGGGCAAGGCCGGCATCAACGGCAACGTCTGGTACCGCGACATCGTCGCGGCGCTGGCGAAGCATCGCGGTTTCTCGCTGACCGCGCCGGTCGCGGACCTGTCGGAAGCTGACCTCCAGGTGCTGCTCTACGGCACGAAGGGCGAGCGCATCCCGATCCGCCACGTCTCGAAGCGTGGCGGCCGGGTCCACGAGTACAAGGTCGAGTACGAAGGCGTCATCACCAACCTGGAGCGACGCTTCAAAGAGACCGAGTCCGACTACATCCGCCAGGACATCGAGCGGTACATGGCGAAGCGCCCGTGCCCGGGCTGCAAGGGCGCGCGTCTGAAGCCGGAGGTGCTGAGCGTCAGCATCATCGGGCGGGCCATCGACGAGGTCACCAACTACTCGGTCGTCAATGCGCTGGCGTTCTTCACGGCGCTGGAAGAGCGGCAGCCGTTCGCGGACGGACCCACGACGAAGACCAGCAAGGCTTCGGCAAAGCTTCGGTTCAAGGACGAGCGTGGGGACATCCTCTCGGACCGTGACTTCACCATCGCGCGGCAGATCCTGAAGGAGATTCGGACCCGGCTGGGCTTTCTGGTCGATGTCGGCCTGGACTATCTGACGCTGGATCGGTCGGCCGGCACGCTCTCCGGCGGCGAGGCTCAGCGGATCCGCCTCGCGACGCAGATCGGCTCTGGCCTGATGGGCGTCCTGTACATCCTGGACGAGCCGAGCATCGGCCTCCACCAGCGTGACAACGCCCGCCTGATCGTGACGCTGGAACGGCTGCGGGATGTCGGCAATACGCTCATCGTGGTCGAGCACGATGAGGAGACGATCCGCGAGGCCGACTACGTCATCGACATCGGTCCTGGTGCGGGCGAGCACGGCGGTCAGGTGATCGCTGCCGGCACCCTGGCCGAGATCGTCGCCTGCGAGGAGTCGCTGACCGGCCAGTTCCTGAGCGGCAAGCAGTATGTGCCGGTCCCTGTTACCCGTCGCCCGGGCAACGGCAAGGCGATCGCGATCGAGGGTGTGACCGAGAACAACCTCAAGAATATCGACGTCACGATCCCGCTCGGGGCGTTTGTGGCCGTGACGGGGGTCTCCGGCTCGGGCAAGAGCACCCTGGTGCGCGAGGTGCTGTACAAGTCGCTGGCCCAGGCGTTGCACAAGGCCCGCGACCGGGCTGGCCGCCACGAGCGGATCAGCGGGTTGGAGCACCTCGACAAGGTCATCGACATCGATCAGTCACCCATCGGGCGGACGCCGCGCTCGAACCCAGCCACCTATACCGGGCTGTTCACGCCGCTCCGTGAGTTGTTCACCCAGGTGCCCGACGCGAAGATCCGTGGCTACAAGCCCGGCCGCTTCTCGTTCAACGTCAAGGGCGGCCGCTGCGAAGCGTGCGAGGGCGACGGTATCCTGCGGATCGAGATGCAGTTCCTGCCGGACGTCTACGTCCCGTGCGAGGTCTGCAAGGGACGCCGCTACAACCGTGAGACCCTCGAAGTGAAGTTCAAGGGCAAGAGCATCTCCGACGTGCTCGACATGACGGTTGGTGAAGCCCTGGAGTTCTTCGACGCGATCCCGCCGATCAAGAACAAGCTTCAGACGCTGTTCGACGTCGGTCTGGGCTACATCCGGCTCGGGCAGCCGGCGACCACGCTCTCAGGGGGCGAGGCGCAGCGGGTGAAGCTCGCCACCGAGCTGTCGCGGCGCGCGACCGGCAAGACCATCTACATCCTGGACGAGCCGACGACCGGCCTGCACTTCGCGGACGTGGCGAAGCTGCTCCAGGTGCTGACCCGGCTGGTGGACACTGGCAACACCGTCGTCGTGATCGAGCATAACCTGGACGTCATCAAGACGGCGGACTGGCTGATCGACCTCGGGCCGGAGGGCGGCGACGCCGGCGGGACGGTGGTCGCCGTCGGGACGCCGGAGCAGATCGCAGGCGCGCCGCAGTCGTACACCGGCCAGTTCCTCAAGCCGATGCTGGGAGACCTGCCGCCGGCTTCGGCGGCGCGGGCTGCGGGGTCCGCGCAAAAGAATGGCGAGGTCGGCAGTGGGAAGTCCGTCAACGGCAAGGCGAACGGCGACGCGCGTGGTACGCTGACCGCTGAGCCATCGAACGACCGCGAGGCGATAGCGGTCTCCTGA
- a CDS encoding Uma2 family endonuclease: MTPREGERLELIDGELFVSHSPAWQHQYAAGKIHISLGLWSDDRGIGLVVEVPGIVLPGESGVIPDVIWMSWERARASMDATGHFTQAPELVVEILSPGSENIRRDRQVKLSLYARHGVQEYWIVDLARQSVEIYRRAGDQLAMIGTAVDDDVLESPVLLPGFSMAVSWIWPPAL; encoded by the coding sequence ATGACGCCCCGAGAGGGCGAGCGTCTGGAACTGATCGACGGAGAGCTTTTCGTGTCGCATTCGCCGGCCTGGCAACATCAATATGCAGCTGGGAAGATCCATATTTCGCTCGGTCTCTGGAGTGATGATCGAGGGATCGGTCTGGTCGTCGAGGTACCGGGAATTGTCCTGCCGGGCGAGAGCGGCGTGATTCCCGACGTGATCTGGATGAGCTGGGAGCGCGCGCGGGCCTCGATGGATGCCACCGGCCACTTCACGCAGGCTCCTGAGCTGGTTGTCGAGATCCTGAGCCCTGGATCGGAGAACATCCGGCGCGACCGCCAGGTCAAGTTGAGCCTCTATGCGCGGCACGGCGTCCAGGAATACTGGATCGTGGATCTGGCACGGCAGAGCGTCGAGATCTACCGCCGCGCCGGCGATCAGCTCGCCATGATCGGGACGGCGGTTGACGACGACGTGCTGGAGTCACCGGTACTGCTGCCCGGGTTCAGTATGGCGGTCTCGTGGATCTGGCCGCCGGCCCTCTGA